Proteins encoded by one window of Aspergillus puulaauensis MK2 DNA, chromosome 4, nearly complete sequence:
- the ARC18 gene encoding actin-related protein 2/3 complex subunit 3 (BUSCO:EOG09264S3E;~COG:Z;~EggNog:ENOG410PNX6;~InterPro:IPR036753,IPR007204;~PFAM:PF04062;~go_component: GO:0005856 - cytoskeleton [Evidence IEA];~go_component: GO:0005885 - Arp2/3 protein complex [Evidence IEA];~go_process: GO:0030833 - regulation of actin filament polymerization [Evidence IEA];~go_process: GO:0034314 - Arp2/3 complex-mediated actin nucleation [Evidence IEA]): MTCELPLGNSSAINTHDTALILWTGSRDLVLSLPSFTMPAYHSIFLEDRDVPVIGNFPVLPLRTRTRGPAYTLPTLPPGADLDVQPDNESYDCVDEIISLFRANVLFRNFEINGPADRMLIYGTLFITECLGKVKPTMAARDAEKALNNVALDSFAIPGDASFPLNQAFEPPRDRQDAETLRSYISQVRQEIATRLHARLYPGGVGPSKFWLSFTKRKFMGKSF; encoded by the exons ATGACATGCGAACTCCCGCTAGGTAACAGCTCCGCCATCAACACCCACGACACAGCTCTTATCCTCTGGACAGGCTCTAGGGATCTAGTTCTCTCATTACCGTCTTTCACAATGCCT GCATATCACTCTATCTTCCTTGAGGACCGGGACGTCCCCGTAATAG GCAACTTCCCAGTCCTGCCCCTCCGCACCCGCACTCGCGGCCCCGCATACACCCTTCCCACCCTACCCCCGGGCGCCGACCTCGACGTACAGCCAGACAACGAGTCATACGATTGTGTAGACGAGATCATCTCTCTATTCAGAGCCAATGTCCTGTTCCGAAACTTCGAGATCAACGGCCCCGCCGACCGCATGCTCATCTATGGAACATTGTTCATCACCGAATGTCTGGGGAAAGTCAAGCCTACAATGGCAGCTCGTGATGCGGAAAAG GCTCTTAACAATGTTGCTCTTGATAGCTTCGCCATTCCCGGTGATGCATCCTTCCCGCTAAACCAGGCCTTTGAGCCCCCGAGGGATCGCCAGGATGCTGAGACACTTCGATC ATACATTTCCCAAGTGCGACAGGAGATTGCGACTCGGCTGCATGCGAGATTATAccctggtggtgttggtccGTCGAAG TTCTGGCTTAGCTTCACGAAGAGAAAGTTCATGGGAAAGAGCTTCTAG
- a CDS encoding replication factor C subunit 3 (COG:L;~EggNog:ENOG410PFQP;~InterPro:IPR003959,IPR027417,IPR003593,IPR013748, IPR008921;~PFAM:PF13177,PF00004,PF03215,PF08542;~go_function: GO:0003677 - DNA binding [Evidence IEA];~go_function: GO:0005524 - ATP binding [Evidence IEA];~go_function: GO:0016887 - ATPase activity [Evidence IEA];~go_process: GO:0006260 - DNA replication [Evidence IEA]), which translates to MSDYDDDMDVDAPASKNAVQFSSDNTSGKYKRAAADLPVEAQDNLPWVEKYRPNSLDDVSGHKDILATINRFVEANQLPHLLLYGPPGTGKTSTILALARRIYGTKNMRQMVLELNASDDRGIDVVREQIKTFASTKQIFSMAPPAASKSSLASFKLIILDEADAMTATAQMALRRIMEKYTANTRFCVIANYTHKLSPALLSRCTRFRFSPLKEQDIRVLVDQVIEKEDVRIQPEAVNSLVTLSRGDMRRALNVLQACHASSKPLPIKNAPKDQAIPEPETITNETIYDCIAAPHPSDIQQIMTTLLATSDVTSCLNTVNALKINKGLALADILAALGEQLQRLEVPAQTRITWLEGLAEIEWRLSAGGSETVQTGGLVGVVRNGCELIGDKGVSMAT; encoded by the exons ATGTCGGATTACGATGACGATATGGACGTGGATGCGCCCGCATCCAAGAACGCCGTCCAGTTCAGTTCTGATAACACCAGTGGAAAATATAAgagagctgctgcagattTACCAGTAGAAGCTCAAGACAATCTACCTTG GGTAGAAAAGTACCGCCCGAACTCCCTCGACGATGTTTCCGGTCACAAGGACATCCTAGCTACGATCAATCGGTTTGTCGAAGCGAAT CAATTACCACACCTTCTCCTTTATGGCCCCCCCGGTACTGGTAAAACCTCCACAATCCTCGCCTTGGCCCGACGAATATACGGTACCAAAAACATGCGACAGATGGTTCTTGAACTCAATGCTAGTGATGATAGAGGAATTGATGTGGTTCGAGAACAAATTAAAACTTTCGCAA GCACGAAACAAATCTTCTCAATGGCCCcgcccgccgccagcaagTCGTCGCTCGCATCATTCAAGTTAATCATCCTAGATGAAGCTGATGCGATGACAGCTACCGCACAGATGGCTCTCCGTCGGATTATGGAAAAATACACTGCCAACACTCGGTTCTGCGTTATCGCCAACTATACCCACAAGCTCTCACCCGCCCTTCTTTCCCGTTGTACTCGGTTCCGGTTCAGTCCACTCAAAGAGCAAGACATCAGAGTCCTGGTCGATCAGgtgattgagaaggaagacgTGCGTATTCAGCCAGAGGCTGTCAATAGCTTGGTCACATTGAGTCGCGGCGACATGCGCCGTGCTCTGAACGTGCTCCAAGCCTGCCATGCCAGCA GCAAACCTCTTCCGATTAAGAATGCGCCCAAAGACCAGGCCATCCCCGAACCGGAGACAATCACGAACGAGACGATTTACGACTGTATTGCCGCACCACACCCGTCTGATATTCAACAAATCATGACCACACTCCTTGCAACTAGTGATGTCACATCATGCCTCAATACCGTCAATGCACTCAAGATTAACAAGGGCCTTGCGCTGGCAGATATTCTTGCTGCACTGGGGGAGCAACTCCAGAGGCTTGAAGTTCCAGCGCAAACGCGGATTACATGGCTGGAAGGACTAGCTGAGATTGAATGGCG